Proteins found in one Paenibacillus borealis genomic segment:
- a CDS encoding DEAD/DEAH box helicase — protein MSEAQVQFSDYGLNEEIIRALEVLKYVDPTEVQRKVIPVALNAQDLIVKSQTGSGKTAAFAIPLCELVDWNENKPQALVLTPTRELAQQVREDITNIGRFKRIKAVALFGKQPFAPQKIELTQKTHVVVGTPGRVFDHIDRGTLNLSRIKYLVIDEADEMLSMGFIEQIEKIIKQLPKERVTMLFSATLPEVIKNLCRKYMTEPVDIEIEASGITTASIEHALIEVRQAAKFGLLSDLLTVENPDSCIIFCRTQEQVNALFRGMADLEYPVDKIHGGMEQDERFEVMNAFKRGQFRYLIATDVAARGIDIENITHVINYDIPLEKESYVHRTGRTARAGKSGKAITFVTPNEHKWVKEIEGYIGFTLPEMKAPSDDAVAYAKPAFDLKLGKKQVRKAGKTEVMNQDIMKLYFNGGKKKKLRAVDFVGTIAKLEGITAADIGIITIQDNVTYVDILNGKGSLVLQAMKETTVKGKLLKCHIAKK, from the coding sequence ATGAGTGAAGCACAAGTACAGTTTAGTGATTATGGTTTAAATGAAGAGATTATCCGCGCACTGGAGGTTCTGAAGTACGTGGATCCTACCGAGGTGCAGCGGAAGGTCATTCCGGTAGCGCTGAACGCGCAGGATCTGATCGTGAAGTCGCAGACCGGCAGCGGCAAAACCGCAGCGTTCGCCATTCCGCTCTGTGAGCTGGTCGACTGGAATGAGAACAAACCCCAGGCGCTGGTGCTGACCCCAACCCGGGAGCTGGCCCAGCAGGTGCGTGAGGATATTACGAATATCGGGCGCTTCAAGCGGATTAAGGCGGTAGCGCTGTTCGGCAAGCAGCCTTTTGCCCCGCAGAAGATTGAGCTTACCCAGAAGACGCATGTGGTCGTTGGCACGCCGGGCCGTGTGTTTGACCATATCGACCGCGGAACGCTGAACCTCAGCCGGATTAAATATCTGGTGATTGATGAAGCGGACGAAATGCTCAGCATGGGCTTCATTGAGCAGATTGAGAAGATTATCAAGCAGCTGCCCAAGGAACGTGTAACGATGCTATTCTCGGCGACGCTGCCGGAAGTGATTAAGAATCTGTGCCGTAAGTACATGACGGAGCCGGTGGATATCGAGATCGAAGCCAGCGGAATTACGACGGCGTCGATTGAGCATGCGCTGATTGAAGTGAGACAGGCTGCCAAGTTTGGACTGCTGAGCGACCTGCTGACGGTGGAGAATCCGGATAGCTGTATTATTTTTTGCCGCACCCAGGAGCAGGTGAATGCCCTCTTCCGCGGAATGGCGGATCTGGAGTATCCGGTGGACAAAATCCACGGCGGCATGGAGCAGGACGAGCGTTTTGAGGTCATGAATGCATTCAAGCGCGGCCAGTTCCGTTACCTGATTGCCACCGACGTTGCCGCCAGAGGGATTGATATTGAGAACATCACCCATGTCATCAACTACGATATCCCGCTGGAAAAAGAGAGCTACGTCCACCGCACCGGCCGGACCGCCCGCGCAGGCAAAAGCGGTAAAGCGATCACCTTCGTTACGCCGAACGAGCACAAATGGGTCAAGGAAATCGAAGGCTACATCGGCTTCACTCTGCCGGAGATGAAAGCTCCATCGGATGATGCCGTAGCCTATGCCAAACCGGCGTTCGATCTGAAGCTGGGCAAGAAGCAGGTCCGCAAAGCCGGTAAAACCGAGGTCATGAACCAGGACATCATGAAGCTATACTTCAACGGCGGCAAGAAGAAGAAGCTCCGCGCGGTCGATTTCGTCGGCACCATCGCCAAGCTTGAGGGCATCACGGCTGCGGACATCGGGATCATCACGATTCAGGATAACGTGACCTACGTCGATATTCTGAACGGCAAGGGATCGCTTGTGCTGCAGGCGATGAAGGAGACGACCGTGAAGGGCAAGCTGCTGAAGTGCCATATCGCGAAAAAATAA
- a CDS encoding M20 family metallopeptidase produces MINVRNRGFAVPFLQRLIQVNTCNPPGNEHKLSLLLQDELRELGITSSISNVEQGRSNLEAVIAGSGTRKLMFCGHLDTVSPWSAAAGSYPPHGAVIEGGRMYGRGTSDMKSGLAAMLLAAASLHQDGIRLAGDLVFLATAGEEVDSCGARLYAEQHRHDLPELDGLVIGEPTGSRVAVGHKGALWLRISLFGRSAHGSMPQLGLNAVEGMMEVIALLHRHALEWQATDPVLGSSSLSVNKITGGVQTNVVPDQCTIDVDIRTVPPLAHGPLLREIEDKLQEIQRLHPDYRYQVDQLLDRSVVYTDPGQRLITTALEIAAQQRRQGQAGGPDEEAEGDAAIDVTPVQGVPYYTDGSVLHDNGRLPVLIYGPGDHRLAHQPDEWVDIEAFLESIDFYRELAIRFLGKAEE; encoded by the coding sequence ATGATCAATGTGAGAAACCGCGGGTTTGCCGTACCTTTTCTGCAGCGTCTGATCCAGGTGAATACATGCAATCCTCCAGGCAATGAGCACAAGCTGTCTCTGCTGCTGCAGGACGAGTTGAGGGAGCTAGGGATTACCAGCAGCATTTCGAATGTGGAGCAGGGGCGGAGCAATCTGGAGGCGGTGATCGCCGGGTCCGGCACCCGGAAGCTGATGTTCTGCGGCCATCTCGACACGGTCAGTCCGTGGAGCGCAGCAGCAGGCAGCTATCCTCCGCATGGAGCGGTAATTGAAGGGGGCCGGATGTACGGCCGGGGCACCTCGGATATGAAAAGCGGCCTGGCCGCCATGCTGCTCGCCGCAGCCTCCCTGCACCAGGACGGCATCCGGCTGGCCGGTGATCTGGTCTTCCTGGCGACAGCCGGGGAAGAGGTCGACAGCTGCGGAGCGCGGCTGTATGCCGAGCAGCACAGGCACGACCTGCCGGAGCTGGACGGCCTCGTTATCGGCGAGCCGACCGGCAGCCGGGTGGCGGTCGGCCACAAAGGCGCCCTCTGGCTGCGTATTTCCCTCTTCGGACGCAGTGCTCACGGCTCCATGCCGCAGCTTGGACTCAATGCAGTGGAGGGCATGATGGAGGTAATCGCGCTGCTGCACCGCCATGCGCTGGAGTGGCAGGCCACAGATCCGGTTCTTGGTTCAAGCAGCCTGTCCGTGAACAAAATAACAGGCGGCGTACAGACTAACGTGGTCCCCGATCAGTGCACCATCGATGTCGATATCCGCACCGTTCCGCCGCTTGCGCATGGTCCGCTGCTGCGGGAGATCGAGGACAAGCTGCAGGAGATCCAGCGGCTTCATCCGGATTACCGTTATCAGGTGGATCAGCTGCTGGACCGCAGTGTGGTCTACACGGATCCCGGCCAGCGGTTGATTACTACGGCTTTGGAAATTGCTGCGCAGCAGAGGCGGCAGGGCCAAGCGGGAGGCCCTGATGAAGAAGCAGAAGGTGATGCGGCAATAGATGTAACCCCGGTCCAAGGCGTACCCTATTACACGGACGGCTCCGTGCTGCATGATAATGGACGCCTGCCCGTGCTGATCTACGGCCCGGGCGACCACCGCCTTGCCCACCAGCCGGATGAATGGGTGGATATTGAAGCTTTTCTGGAATCAATCGACTTTTATAGAGAGCTGGCGATCCGTTTTCTGGGCAAGGCTGAAGAGTAG
- a CDS encoding ABC transporter ATP-binding protein codes for MLRRFFSYYRPYKKLFILDFTCAVGAGLLELAFPVAVNKFIDDLLPGQDWPLILIACVVLLAIYALNTAMNYVVTYWGHMLGINIETNMRKKMFDHIQKLSFRFFDNNKTGHLLGRITNDLNDIGEVAHHGPEDVFIAVMTLIGAFILMADINLQLAVITFIIVPIMAWVIIHFGRNMTDTYHRLFGNVGNFNARIEDNVGGIRVVQSFANEEYEKELFAVDNQKFRQTKLMAYKLMAKSSSVSYMMTRLITIVVMVCGAWFFIQGELEIGEFVAFILLANVFFRPIEKINSVIESYPKGIAGFKRYLEVIDTEPDIADKPDAVEVGSLRGDISFSNVSFGYEADRTVLADISLKVNAGETIAFVGPSGAGKTTICSLLPRFYDVTGGAISIDGIDIRDMKLSSLRKQIGIVQQDVFLFSGTIRENIAYGKLDAELPEIWQAARQAHLEELINSLPNGMDTVIGERGVKLSGGQKQRLAIARMFLKNPPILILDEATSALDTETEAAIQQSLADLSVGRTTLVIAHRLTTIKNADRIIVVSEDGISEEGRHEELVNAGGTYSRLYQAQYNA; via the coding sequence ATGCTGCGTCGTTTTTTCTCCTATTACCGTCCTTATAAGAAGCTGTTTATTCTCGACTTCACCTGTGCGGTAGGTGCCGGTCTGCTGGAGCTGGCTTTTCCCGTAGCGGTCAATAAATTCATTGATGATCTGCTGCCGGGTCAGGACTGGCCGCTGATCCTGATTGCCTGCGTTGTCTTGCTCGCGATTTATGCGCTGAATACGGCAATGAACTATGTTGTCACCTATTGGGGTCACATGCTGGGCATTAACATTGAGACCAACATGCGCAAAAAAATGTTCGATCATATCCAGAAGCTGTCCTTCCGGTTCTTCGATAATAACAAAACTGGTCATCTGCTCGGCAGAATTACCAATGACCTGAACGATATCGGCGAGGTGGCGCATCACGGGCCGGAGGATGTGTTTATCGCTGTCATGACACTGATCGGTGCGTTTATTCTGATGGCGGATATCAATCTTCAGCTGGCTGTGATCACCTTCATCATCGTGCCGATTATGGCCTGGGTCATCATCCATTTCGGCCGCAATATGACGGATACTTACCATCGCCTGTTCGGCAATGTGGGTAACTTTAACGCCCGGATTGAGGATAATGTCGGCGGGATTCGCGTTGTTCAGTCTTTTGCCAATGAAGAATATGAGAAAGAGCTGTTCGCTGTGGACAACCAGAAGTTCCGCCAGACCAAGCTGATGGCTTACAAGCTGATGGCCAAAAGCTCGTCAGTCAGCTATATGATGACCCGTCTGATTACCATTGTAGTGATGGTCTGCGGTGCCTGGTTCTTCATTCAGGGAGAGCTTGAGATCGGGGAATTCGTTGCTTTCATCCTGCTGGCTAATGTCTTCTTCCGTCCAATCGAGAAAATCAACTCCGTCATCGAGAGCTATCCGAAGGGGATTGCCGGGTTCAAACGTTATCTTGAAGTCATTGATACCGAGCCCGATATCGCCGATAAACCGGATGCTGTAGAAGTAGGCTCACTCCGCGGGGATATCAGCTTCAGCAATGTCAGCTTCGGCTATGAAGCGGACCGTACGGTGCTGGCGGATATCAGCCTGAAGGTTAACGCTGGTGAAACCATTGCCTTCGTCGGACCTTCCGGCGCCGGTAAAACAACAATCTGCAGCCTGCTTCCCCGCTTCTACGATGTGACCGGCGGAGCCATTTCTATCGACGGGATCGATATCCGCGATATGAAGCTCAGCTCACTGCGGAAGCAGATCGGGATCGTGCAGCAGGATGTGTTCCTCTTCTCCGGCACGATCCGTGAGAATATCGCTTACGGCAAGCTGGATGCAGAGCTGCCGGAAATCTGGCAGGCTGCCCGCCAGGCCCACCTGGAGGAGCTGATCAACAGCCTGCCGAACGGGATGGATACCGTTATCGGGGAACGCGGCGTCAAGCTGTCCGGCGGACAGAAGCAGCGCCTGGCGATCGCCCGGATGTTCCTCAAGAATCCGCCGATTCTGATTCTGGATGAGGCCACCTCGGCCCTCGACACCGAGACTGAAGCCGCGATTCAGCAGTCGCTGGCTGACCTGTCCGTAGGCCGGACGACGCTTGTCATCGCGCACCGCCTGACAACAATCAAGAATGCCGACCGGATTATCGTGGTCAGCGAGGACGGCATCTCCGAGGAAGGACGCCATGAGGAGCTGGTTAATGCCGGCGGAACCTACAGCCGCCTGTACCAGGCGCAGTATAATGCTTAG
- a CDS encoding YjcZ family sporulation protein — protein sequence MSENVGGYGAAFTSTGAILVLFILLVIITKSFWI from the coding sequence ATGAGCGAAAATGTTGGGGGATACGGCGCAGCTTTCACTTCCACTGGCGCGATTCTGGTTCTGTTCATCCTGCTCGTAATCATTACTAAATCATTCTGGATTTAA
- a CDS encoding CynX/NimT family MFS transporter: MKFSRQKSNLAEPGLSAHNSNTASRWMLVTGIICVAAALRAPFTSVGPLLEMIRDDLGLSNTMAGAITTLPLLAFALLSPFAPQLARKVGLANILMLAMLTLSMGILVRSASGTVTLFAGTAMIGLSIAVCNVLLPGLIKGKFPHRIGLMTGIYTVSMNICAAAASGISVPLATHSGLGWRGTLALWFIVSALATLLWIPQMKSLSPSSTGAVRSSAVRVWRSPLAWQVTLFMGLQSLLYYVLIAWFSVILGERGMSSSRAGWILSLMQLAQLPFTFFVPLWAGRMKNQRLLVVITSILFIIGILGVWLGSTELMAVWAVCIGTGGGFAFGLAMMFFSLRTRTTQEASELSGMAQSAGYLLAAMGPALFGLLHDATNSWNTPLALLAAASVLLFAAGMGAGRDRYVGDRK; the protein is encoded by the coding sequence ATGAAATTCAGCCGTCAAAAAAGCAACCTAGCGGAGCCAGGCTTGTCCGCGCATAATTCGAATACCGCCAGCCGGTGGATGCTCGTCACCGGCATTATTTGTGTCGCAGCTGCGCTGCGCGCCCCGTTCACATCAGTCGGACCTCTGCTGGAAATGATCCGTGATGACCTGGGATTGTCTAATACGATGGCCGGAGCGATCACGACCTTGCCGTTACTGGCGTTTGCGCTTCTATCACCATTCGCTCCACAGCTTGCCCGCAAAGTGGGACTTGCCAATATCCTGATGCTGGCTATGCTCACGCTGTCGATGGGGATTCTCGTCCGTTCAGCTTCCGGAACGGTTACCTTGTTTGCGGGTACGGCAATGATTGGCCTGTCCATTGCCGTCTGCAATGTGCTGCTGCCGGGACTGATCAAAGGGAAATTCCCGCACCGCATCGGCCTGATGACCGGAATCTACACGGTCTCCATGAATATATGTGCAGCTGCTGCTTCAGGAATCAGTGTTCCTTTGGCCACCCATTCCGGGCTCGGGTGGAGGGGAACCCTAGCCTTGTGGTTTATCGTCTCTGCGCTGGCTACACTGCTCTGGATTCCGCAGATGAAGAGTCTCAGTCCAAGCAGTACGGGCGCTGTGCGGTCTTCGGCCGTGCGCGTATGGCGCTCCCCGCTCGCCTGGCAGGTTACACTGTTCATGGGACTGCAGTCTTTGCTCTACTATGTCCTGATCGCCTGGTTTTCGGTTATTCTCGGGGAGCGGGGGATGTCCTCCAGCCGTGCAGGGTGGATTCTCTCGCTGATGCAGCTGGCTCAGCTGCCGTTTACATTCTTTGTACCGCTCTGGGCCGGACGGATGAAGAACCAGCGCCTGCTGGTAGTTATTACTTCCATTCTGTTTATCATTGGCATCCTCGGAGTCTGGCTGGGCAGCACGGAGCTGATGGCAGTGTGGGCGGTATGCATCGGTACAGGCGGGGGATTTGCTTTTGGCCTGGCGATGATGTTCTTCAGCCTGCGCACCCGGACTACGCAGGAAGCCAGTGAGCTGTCGGGCATGGCCCAGTCGGCCGGTTATTTGCTGGCCGCGATGGGACCCGCACTGTTCGGTCTGCTGCATGATGCTACGAACAGCTGGAACACACCGCTGGCGCTGCTTGCGGCAGCAAGCGTGCTGTTGTTCGCGGCAGGAATGGGAGCCGGACGCGACCGATACGTAGGTGACCGGAAGTAG
- a CDS encoding ABC transporter substrate-binding protein: protein MTSRGRKFIWTIVLILAMSALAACGTNNKAADGNAVQAENAGEQAAAASATPAASSNNTSEEGATRTITGEFGDVEIPVHPKRVAGIYVEDYLKALGVTPVVQWYHPSWGKQDYLNLDVPEFDISGSMEALLDKNPDLIITDGGADAAKYEQYSMIAPTYRLPESVLQDSRLMLTAIADALGIPEKGEAVLAEYDQKVADGKAKLQQALGQEKVAVIRLNVADKTFALFGVKNRFTGVLYDQFGLTPVPMAAEMTEYQSIISEEVIPALEADHIIVFPDNGDWDTAANQEAIGILDGPLWKNLPAVKNGNIYRMERSHWQSGAITANTMKLDDLLKVMVK from the coding sequence ATGACAAGCCGGGGCCGGAAGTTTATCTGGACAATCGTACTTATACTGGCAATGTCCGCTTTGGCGGCTTGCGGGACTAATAACAAGGCTGCGGACGGCAATGCCGTCCAGGCTGAGAATGCGGGGGAGCAGGCGGCAGCAGCTAGTGCAACTCCTGCAGCGAGCAGCAATAATACCTCTGAAGAAGGCGCGACCCGTACGATTACCGGAGAATTCGGAGATGTAGAAATTCCTGTACACCCTAAGCGGGTAGCAGGGATCTATGTTGAAGATTATCTGAAGGCACTGGGTGTTACTCCAGTGGTGCAATGGTATCATCCAAGCTGGGGCAAGCAGGATTATCTGAATCTGGATGTGCCTGAATTTGATATCAGCGGCAGTATGGAAGCGTTGCTCGACAAGAATCCTGATCTGATCATTACCGATGGTGGTGCAGATGCCGCTAAGTATGAACAATATTCCATGATAGCGCCAACTTACCGCCTGCCGGAGAGCGTGCTGCAGGATTCAAGGCTGATGCTGACTGCAATCGCAGATGCGCTGGGCATCCCGGAGAAGGGCGAGGCAGTGCTTGCTGAGTATGATCAGAAGGTAGCCGATGGTAAAGCCAAGCTGCAGCAGGCTCTGGGACAGGAAAAGGTAGCTGTAATCCGGCTTAATGTTGCCGACAAAACCTTTGCTCTTTTTGGGGTCAAAAACCGCTTTACCGGTGTGCTCTATGATCAATTCGGTCTGACTCCTGTCCCAATGGCAGCGGAGATGACGGAATATCAGTCTATTATTTCTGAAGAAGTGATACCAGCGCTTGAAGCGGATCACATCATTGTATTCCCTGACAACGGAGACTGGGATACAGCGGCCAATCAGGAGGCAATCGGGATTCTCGATGGCCCACTGTGGAAGAACCTGCCTGCGGTGAAGAACGGAAACATCTACAGAATGGAGCGTTCCCACTGGCAGTCGGGTGCCATCACGGCAAATACGATGAAACTTGACGATCTGCTGAAGGTCATGGTGAAATAA
- a CDS encoding helix-turn-helix domain-containing protein, with amino-acid sequence MAELLQEITGRRLFYSLTNIETVSQSPSGHDPVDVYKEHTLIIVSEGQGWLKADDRQYPLEKGTGFLIEAGSLNRIRAGERGLSFYRIAFEVIHTGDSTHSGVESTCGDGLLRPGFLNCRPYSQCVLLLDSIHHSRRIAEGIEWFAAQTRFQELLLLIMQANSPAMKTMDDHEAVERSIRYMEEHFNESLSVDQLAEIAGIGRARYTQIFKEITGQIPLEHLNGLRIERAQQQLLLTKDRLHDVALAVGYSNEYYFNRRFKGTVGVTPGQYRSLHQEGVRVFAPFLEDYLLALGITPVVQYCHAQWGKQEYLGLDQVPAFDISSGDWEGLSRYMPELIMLDDGFQRWQLGECRQVAPLLRLPFHQEDWRATLRSAAAVFGRTERVQEVIAHYEQQARQAKRMLSRSIRGQTVAVVRISSYGVALYGCEELGYSASVLHEDLGLQRHGYASRLTRGQKRVNLSREELSQLTTDHLFITFDKQEGESRELLDTRLWRSLPAVRNRCVYEVDFMAWMNYGVLSHQRKIEDVLKVLA; translated from the coding sequence ATGGCGGAGTTATTACAGGAGATCACCGGAAGAAGGCTGTTCTACAGCCTGACTAACATAGAAACCGTTTCCCAGTCCCCGTCCGGACATGATCCGGTAGATGTGTATAAGGAACATACATTAATTATAGTTTCGGAAGGGCAGGGCTGGCTCAAAGCGGATGATAGACAATATCCCTTGGAGAAAGGGACGGGATTTCTGATAGAGGCCGGATCTCTAAACAGAATCCGGGCCGGAGAGCGGGGGTTAAGCTTTTACCGGATTGCCTTTGAGGTTATCCATACAGGGGACAGTACACATAGCGGAGTTGAAAGTACGTGTGGAGATGGCTTGCTCCGGCCGGGATTCCTTAACTGCAGACCTTACTCGCAGTGTGTACTGCTGCTGGATTCCATTCACCACAGCCGCAGGATTGCGGAGGGTATCGAATGGTTCGCGGCTCAGACCCGCTTTCAAGAGCTGCTGCTGCTGATTATGCAGGCAAATTCCCCGGCAATGAAGACAATGGATGATCATGAGGCGGTGGAGCGTTCGATCCGCTATATGGAGGAACATTTCAATGAATCCTTATCTGTCGACCAGCTGGCTGAGATTGCAGGGATTGGCCGTGCGCGTTATACCCAGATTTTTAAAGAGATTACCGGTCAGATCCCCTTGGAGCACTTAAACGGTCTGCGTATTGAACGGGCACAGCAGCAGCTGCTGCTGACTAAGGACCGCCTGCATGACGTTGCACTGGCTGTCGGCTACAGTAATGAGTATTATTTCAACCGCCGCTTCAAGGGAACGGTTGGTGTAACTCCCGGCCAATACAGGAGCCTTCATCAGGAGGGAGTCCGTGTATTTGCCCCTTTTCTGGAGGATTACCTGCTGGCATTGGGGATTACTCCAGTGGTGCAATATTGTCATGCCCAGTGGGGGAAGCAGGAGTATCTGGGTCTTGATCAGGTTCCGGCATTTGATATTTCGAGCGGAGACTGGGAAGGTCTCTCCCGGTATATGCCGGAGCTGATCATGCTGGATGACGGCTTTCAGCGCTGGCAGCTGGGGGAATGCCGCCAGGTTGCCCCGCTGCTCCGGCTTCCGTTCCACCAGGAGGACTGGCGGGCAACGCTCCGCTCCGCAGCAGCTGTCTTCGGCAGAACGGAACGGGTGCAGGAGGTCATCGCACATTATGAGCAGCAGGCCCGGCAGGCCAAGCGGATGCTCAGCCGCAGCATCCGGGGACAGACGGTAGCGGTAGTCCGGATTTCCTCCTATGGAGTTGCGCTTTATGGCTGTGAAGAGCTGGGATATTCAGCAAGCGTTCTGCACGAGGATCTGGGGCTTCAGCGGCATGGATATGCCAGCCGGCTTACCCGGGGACAGAAACGTGTGAACCTTAGCCGCGAGGAGCTGTCGCAGCTGACTACAGATCATCTGTTTATTACTTTTGACAAACAGGAAGGTGAAAGCCGGGAACTGCTCGACACACGGCTATGGAGAAGCCTGCCCGCTGTGCGCAACCGCTGTGTGTACGAGGTGGATTTCATGGCCTGGATGAATTATGGTGTGCTGTCGCATCAGCGGAAGATTGAGGATGTGCTTAAGGTATTGGCATAA
- a CDS encoding MFS transporter translates to MKTDRWSASDSSQPFNCPPHTLPQSENLREVLPASRPQSPLQLAHFLTGYFISRIGDALYTFCLPLLSFRLTGSVLVMSSMFAVSVLPVILFTPFAGVILDRFSRKRLMLCADLIRMGLIALIPVMAHYGLLAIWHLYVISLLLSIVSTGYDIAVVTLIPALSGKNLTRGNAGVQTAGQLADMLGPAIAGGLASLMSITSILWLDVASFAVILYVLYRLPQEAERTRSAKPAIFAEMSQGFLWLIRSPVQLALSVQAAIGNFGYSAAYATLTYYLITKLHLTTGQMGMTYTLLAAGGVTGSLAVIYLDRHFRRGRLIPLLLLAGTCGFVLAGFNSSWLAPGIGFGLVAACNTSWSVLSASIRQEKVPPELLGRVLSFSRVVTRTAMPAGALLGGWMSGALAPGAVFLLAAGAKLIEVIIAVASPIRRL, encoded by the coding sequence ATGAAGACCGACCGCTGGTCTGCTTCTGATTCAAGCCAGCCGTTCAACTGTCCGCCTCATACTCTGCCACAGTCAGAGAATCTGCGGGAGGTTCTGCCGGCATCCCGGCCACAAAGCCCGCTGCAGCTGGCCCATTTCCTGACCGGATATTTCATATCCAGAATCGGCGATGCGCTGTACACCTTTTGTCTGCCGCTGCTCTCCTTCAGGCTGACCGGATCTGTGCTGGTGATGAGCTCGATGTTTGCCGTCAGTGTGCTGCCGGTCATATTGTTTACCCCTTTTGCCGGAGTGATCCTTGACCGGTTCAGCCGCAAACGGCTGATGCTCTGTGCAGACCTGATCCGAATGGGGCTCATTGCCCTCATTCCTGTAATGGCACATTACGGACTGCTCGCCATTTGGCATCTGTACGTCATTTCTCTGCTCTTATCCATTGTATCAACGGGTTATGATATAGCGGTTGTAACCCTCATTCCGGCGCTGTCCGGCAAGAATCTTACCCGGGGAAATGCCGGGGTGCAGACCGCAGGCCAGCTGGCCGATATGCTGGGACCGGCAATCGCTGGCGGATTGGCCTCGCTTATGAGCATTACTTCCATCCTGTGGCTGGATGTCGCTTCCTTCGCAGTCATTCTCTACGTCCTGTACCGGCTTCCGCAGGAAGCGGAACGGACACGAAGCGCCAAACCTGCTATTTTCGCTGAAATGTCCCAGGGCTTCCTCTGGCTGATCCGCAGCCCGGTTCAATTGGCCCTCTCTGTACAGGCAGCCATCGGTAACTTCGGCTACAGTGCAGCGTATGCCACATTGACCTACTACCTGATTACCAAGCTTCATTTAACTACAGGTCAGATGGGCATGACTTATACCTTGCTGGCCGCCGGAGGAGTCACCGGGAGTCTTGCGGTCATTTATCTCGACCGTCATTTCAGGCGCGGCCGCCTGATTCCGCTGCTGCTGCTGGCCGGAACCTGCGGATTTGTGCTGGCCGGCTTCAACTCCTCCTGGCTCGCGCCGGGAATCGGCTTCGGCCTGGTCGCTGCCTGCAACACCTCCTGGTCCGTATTGTCCGCTTCCATCCGCCAGGAGAAGGTTCCGCCCGAGCTGCTCGGCAGAGTGCTGAGCTTCTCAAGAGTCGTCACCCGCACGGCCATGCCGGCCGGCGCATTGCTCGGCGGCTGGATGAGCGGCGCACTAGCGCCCGGTGCTGTATTCCTGCTGGCCGCCGGGGCCAAGCTGATCGAGGTGATTATTGCTGTTGCCTCACCAATCCGCAGACTGTGA
- a CDS encoding LysE family translocator — protein MIWVALLSGLSFGFIIAAPVGPMSLLCMNRTLKSGFTAGLATGAGIALADAFYALVTVASFRVVNDFTSTYAVPLRLLGSLFLGYLGLKALGPGPAKVEPVTAAVRSGNIYSLSSACLLTLANPATLLSFMALAASLGHEVSASLFLPAGIALGSFAWWLLLSGLISLISGRLSGSFSRFLSLGTAVILVLFSLYGIFSVLSAYWREQL, from the coding sequence ATGATCTGGGTGGCCTTGTTAAGCGGTCTCAGCTTCGGCTTCATTATTGCCGCTCCTGTCGGACCGATGTCTCTGCTGTGCATGAACCGTACCCTGAAATCCGGCTTCACCGCCGGTCTCGCTACGGGTGCCGGAATTGCGCTCGCCGACGCCTTCTATGCGCTGGTGACCGTTGCCAGCTTCCGGGTTGTGAATGATTTCACCTCCACATACGCAGTGCCGCTTCGTCTGCTCGGCAGCCTGTTTCTCGGCTACCTGGGATTGAAGGCGCTGGGGCCGGGGCCGGCCAAGGTAGAACCTGTAACAGCAGCCGTGCGCAGCGGAAATATCTACAGCCTGTCCTCCGCCTGCCTGCTGACTCTGGCCAATCCGGCCACACTTCTGTCCTTCATGGCCCTTGCTGCTTCCCTGGGCCATGAAGTCAGTGCCTCCCTGTTTCTTCCGGCAGGTATTGCTCTGGGCTCCTTCGCCTGGTGGCTGCTGTTATCCGGTCTGATCTCCCTGATCAGCGGCAGGCTGTCCGGCAGCTTCAGCCGGTTTCTGAGCCTGGGCACCGCAGTCATACTCGTTCTGTTCAGCTTGTACGGCATCTTCAGCGTATTGTCGGCGTATTGGCGGGAACAGTTATGA
- a CDS encoding Lrp/AsnC family transcriptional regulator, which translates to MDSLDYKIISAIMNNGRITWSELAGLLGLSSPATADRVRRLEEQGVITGYTALIDAESAGYGLAALIAVSLERPEHRQGFIELVRKLPEVQECHHTAGDDDYILKLRCRGTRDLDRIISEEIKGLPGIVRTRTTIILGTVKETPHVPLPPAERTP; encoded by the coding sequence ATGGATTCTTTAGATTATAAGATCATCTCGGCAATAATGAATAACGGCAGGATCACCTGGTCAGAGCTTGCCGGACTGCTGGGTCTTTCTTCTCCCGCCACGGCGGACAGGGTCCGGCGGCTGGAGGAGCAAGGTGTCATTACCGGATATACGGCACTGATCGACGCTGAATCCGCCGGATACGGATTAGCTGCGCTAATTGCCGTATCCCTGGAGCGGCCGGAACACCGGCAAGGCTTCATAGAACTCGTGAGGAAGCTGCCCGAGGTTCAGGAATGCCATCACACTGCCGGGGATGATGATTATATCCTGAAGCTGCGCTGCCGGGGAACACGGGATCTGGACCGGATCATCAGCGAGGAGATCAAAGGCCTGCCGGGTATTGTGCGGACCCGCACTACAATTATCCTAGGGACCGTCAAAGAAACTCCGCATGTACCGCTGCCGCCGGCTGAACGTACACCATGA